One Nodularia sp. LEGE 06071 DNA segment encodes these proteins:
- a CDS encoding LCP family protein, with protein sequence MTSQRTSAKQNQLAKALKSKKKNSHNPKSRRWLLFWLGMSGIAMVSATAGALLAVSLTSTPLQQAQLSPQEEAVFDGDRISGTGLRFSELTRPVNLLVMGMSVLPSDILNTPTELQNLGYQAQVNSFDGLADVMILIKFDPATKRIAMLSIPRDTRTEVIGYGVKKLNAANVDGGPALTAKSVSHLLGDVAIDRYIRINVLGVGKLIDALGGVTVHVPKDLKYQDDSQHLYINLKAGQQHLNGDQALQLLRFRHDELGDIGRVQRQQMLIRALMDQTLNPATVAQLPQVLNVVKENIDTNLTIEELLALAGFGVRTNRANMHMFMLPGRFSQPDEYIASYWIPNETGISRMMSQHFGVELTSQLRDVNVRSLRVFIQDSTGSDRSELIPLIRSLEEFGYRKIQISPPWSEPLQVSNIIAQQGDGENAELIRNALGFGEVRVESTGIIDSDVTIQLGRDWLQQKRLFEATY encoded by the coding sequence GTGACCAGTCAAAGAACTTCGGCGAAACAAAATCAGTTAGCGAAAGCCCTGAAATCGAAAAAGAAAAATTCTCACAACCCTAAGTCTCGACGTTGGCTGTTGTTCTGGCTGGGTATGAGTGGGATTGCAATGGTGTCAGCAACAGCAGGGGCGCTGTTAGCGGTTTCTTTGACCAGTACTCCATTGCAGCAAGCACAGTTAAGTCCCCAAGAAGAGGCGGTTTTTGATGGCGATCGCATTTCTGGGACTGGGTTACGATTCTCAGAATTAACTCGCCCGGTTAATCTCTTAGTGATGGGGATGAGCGTACTGCCATCGGATATTCTCAATACTCCCACAGAATTGCAGAATCTGGGCTATCAAGCCCAGGTAAACTCTTTTGATGGGCTGGCTGATGTGATGATCTTGATCAAATTTGATCCAGCCACAAAAAGAATAGCTATGCTCTCAATTCCCAGAGACACTCGTACAGAAGTAATTGGGTATGGAGTCAAAAAACTGAATGCTGCTAATGTTGATGGGGGGCCGGCTTTAACTGCCAAAAGCGTGAGTCATCTTCTGGGTGATGTGGCAATTGATCGCTATATCCGTATTAATGTTCTGGGTGTGGGAAAACTGATTGATGCCTTGGGTGGAGTGACAGTACACGTTCCCAAAGATTTGAAATATCAAGATGACTCCCAACACCTATATATCAATTTAAAAGCAGGCCAACAGCATCTCAACGGCGATCAGGCTTTGCAACTATTACGCTTTCGCCATGATGAACTCGGAGATATTGGTCGGGTACAACGGCAACAAATGCTGATCCGGGCGTTGATGGATCAGACCCTCAACCCGGCAACAGTAGCTCAATTACCCCAAGTTCTCAACGTAGTTAAAGAAAATATTGATACTAACTTAACAATTGAAGAATTATTAGCGCTAGCAGGTTTTGGTGTCCGCACAAACCGCGCCAATATGCATATGTTCATGTTACCAGGTCGCTTTAGCCAACCAGATGAATATATTGCTAGCTATTGGATACCAAACGAAACTGGTATTTCTCGAATGATGTCTCAACACTTTGGTGTGGAATTAACTAGTCAACTGAGAGACGTTAATGTCCGCTCTCTGCGAGTATTCATTCAAGATAGTACAGGTAGCGATCGCTCTGAACTCATACCTCTAATTAGGAGTTTAGAAGAATTCGGATATCGCAAAATCCAGATATCTCCACCGTGGAGTGAACCTCTACAAGTGTCTAATATCATTGCCCAGCAAGGAGACGGCGAGAATGCAGAGTTAATTCGCAATGCTTTGGGATTTGGGGAAGTGCGAGTGGAAAGCACTGGCATTATTGATTCTGATGTTACCATCCAACTCGGTAGGGATTGGTTACAACAAAAACGTCTCTTTGAAGCGACTTATTAA
- a CDS encoding serpin family protein, protein MNRQKLSGVEKNFLQRRYGVSLGRRYVLAAASVVLFSVLGCSQVSGSANSLTQSDLPYSETRLPKKTLISDAKLVNANNKFGFKLFSEIWKNNSSKDNIFVSPSSVAIALAMAYNGASGSTQQAMAKTLELQGMSLPEINSAYATLKELLENPDPQVQLTIANSLWANKEATLQPNFLQSTQEFYKAKVTNLDFKDAASANTINKWVKDSTRGKINQIVEEIPPDQVLFLINAIYFKGEWSNQFDKSQTAKHPFNSISGQQKQQMMMSQTGEYRYYENDQFQAVSLPYGEDGKVSFYIFLPKEDSNLQTFYQNLNFDNWEKWMSQLRNRDGFIRLPRFKTDYDVTLNDALKALGMEEAFSNQANFSGMGTNLKISEVKHKTFVEVNEQGTEAAAATSVGMVPTSFRQKPEPFRMIVDRPFFSAIRDNQTGSILFMGSITDPQ, encoded by the coding sequence ATGAATCGGCAGAAATTAAGTGGTGTGGAAAAAAACTTCCTACAAAGACGTTATGGTGTCAGTCTAGGAAGACGCTACGTTTTGGCAGCAGCTAGTGTTGTTCTGTTCAGTGTGTTAGGGTGTTCCCAGGTTAGTGGTAGTGCAAATTCCCTGACACAATCTGATCTACCTTATTCAGAGACTCGATTGCCAAAAAAAACATTAATTTCTGATGCAAAACTCGTGAATGCTAATAATAAATTTGGCTTCAAACTGTTTTCAGAAATTTGGAAAAATAACAGTAGTAAAGATAACATTTTTGTTTCTCCTTCAAGTGTCGCGATCGCCCTGGCTATGGCATATAATGGAGCCAGTGGTTCTACTCAACAAGCAATGGCGAAGACCCTAGAATTACAGGGGATGAGTCTACCAGAAATTAACTCTGCTTACGCCACATTAAAAGAGTTGCTAGAAAATCCTGATCCGCAAGTGCAACTGACTATTGCTAACTCCCTATGGGCAAATAAAGAAGCCACTTTGCAGCCAAATTTTCTCCAAAGCACCCAGGAATTCTACAAAGCCAAGGTTACGAATTTAGACTTTAAAGATGCGGCATCTGCCAATACTATCAATAAGTGGGTCAAAGACAGTACTCGTGGAAAAATCAACCAAATAGTTGAAGAAATTCCACCTGATCAGGTGTTGTTTCTGATTAACGCCATATATTTTAAAGGAGAATGGAGCAATCAGTTTGATAAATCACAAACTGCCAAACATCCTTTTAACTCAATCTCTGGACAACAGAAGCAACAAATGATGATGTCGCAAACTGGCGAATATAGATACTATGAAAACGACCAGTTTCAGGCAGTGAGTTTACCTTATGGCGAAGATGGCAAAGTCAGCTTTTATATCTTCTTGCCTAAAGAGGATTCTAACCTGCAAACCTTTTATCAAAACTTGAATTTTGATAACTGGGAAAAATGGATGTCTCAGTTGAGAAATCGGGATGGATTTATTCGCTTACCCCGCTTTAAAACAGACTATGATGTCACACTCAATGATGCACTCAAAGCTTTAGGGATGGAGGAAGCTTTTAGCAATCAAGCTAATTTTTCTGGTATGGGTACTAATTTGAAAATTAGTGAAGTCAAACATAAAACATTTGTTGAGGTCAACGAACAAGGTACAGAAGCCGCCGCTGCGACATCAGTAGGAATGGTACCAACATCTTTTAGACAAAAACCAGAACCTTTCCGCATGATTGTTGACCGTCCCTTTTTCTCTGCGATTCGAGATAATCAAACAGGCAGCATTTTGTTTATGGGTTCAATTACAGACCCACAGTAG
- a CDS encoding iron uptake porin → MRVLTYLLKIGFISSLALHSITLANATPAISDNQITSVSQLSEIRLDSWEVQTLNSLIEQYNCINNFTHYTNQTLNRYQFATELNTCITQINELISNTNSEIVNRENLTTLQRLKTEFSAELATLENRVDLLENQVATLKAQQFSPQVELEGEIIFAVSGFAGGKKANSSDKPINENLAFSDRVRLSLETSFTGKDEMKLRLQARNTPELAEFTGTQMANLGFDGDDDNEVELDELEYKFPLSQQTRMTLYALGGGLGDFVPSVNPLFSGSGDGSISTFGRENPIRRQGGGAGIGISHNLSDSLNLSLGYVTSDAANPDKGIFANPYGAIAQLTLEPTKTTAISFTYLHSYNNLNTGTGSELTGNPFNDQADAIAANSFGAEAAWQINPNISLGGRVGLIHAKAENLPANPNAVISTWSVLLALTDIGREGSFAGFVVGQPPKVTYHSYGDPFEDQDTSLHLEAFYNFQLTDNLAITPGLFVITNPEHNNSNDKIYVGTVRTTFTF, encoded by the coding sequence TTGAGAGTTTTAACTTATTTATTAAAAATTGGGTTCATTAGTTCATTAGCTTTGCACAGCATAACTCTAGCTAATGCCACACCCGCAATATCAGATAATCAGATAACATCTGTATCTCAATTATCAGAAATTAGGCTTGATAGTTGGGAAGTTCAAACACTAAATTCATTAATTGAACAATATAACTGTATTAATAATTTTACTCACTATACCAATCAAACTCTAAATCGCTACCAATTTGCAACCGAATTAAATACTTGCATTACACAGATAAATGAGCTAATTTCAAATACTAATTCTGAGATTGTTAATCGAGAAAATTTAACAACACTCCAACGATTAAAAACGGAATTTTCGGCAGAATTAGCAACTCTAGAAAACCGAGTAGATTTATTAGAAAATCAAGTTGCTACATTGAAAGCACAACAATTCTCACCCCAAGTTGAACTTGAAGGAGAGATTATTTTTGCTGTGAGTGGATTTGCGGGTGGGAAAAAAGCCAACAGTAGCGATAAGCCAATAAATGAGAATTTGGCATTTAGCGATCGCGTTCGTCTCTCCTTAGAAACTAGTTTTACGGGAAAAGACGAAATGAAACTCCGCCTACAAGCGCGCAACACACCAGAATTGGCAGAATTTACTGGAACTCAAATGGCAAATTTGGGATTTGATGGTGATGATGACAATGAGGTGGAATTAGATGAACTAGAGTATAAATTTCCCCTCAGTCAGCAAACCCGCATGACTTTGTACGCTTTGGGAGGAGGATTAGGTGACTTTGTTCCGAGTGTCAATCCTCTTTTTAGCGGTAGTGGAGACGGATCAATTTCTACATTTGGCAGGGAAAACCCCATTCGCCGCCAAGGTGGTGGTGCTGGTATTGGTATTTCTCATAATTTGAGTGACAGTCTGAATTTGTCATTAGGATATGTCACCAGCGATGCAGCTAATCCAGACAAGGGGATTTTTGCTAATCCTTACGGTGCGATCGCTCAACTTACCCTCGAACCCACTAAAACCACAGCAATCAGCTTTACCTATCTCCACTCTTACAATAATCTGAATACGGGAACTGGTAGTGAATTAACTGGCAATCCGTTTAATGATCAGGCCGATGCGATCGCGGCTAATTCCTTTGGTGCGGAAGCTGCTTGGCAAATTAACCCAAATATCAGCCTCGGCGGTCGAGTTGGTTTGATTCATGCGAAAGCAGAAAATTTACCAGCAAACCCAAATGCCGTAATCTCCACATGGTCTGTACTGCTAGCTCTCACAGATATTGGCAGAGAAGGTAGCTTTGCTGGGTTTGTGGTGGGTCAACCGCCTAAAGTTACTTATCATAGTTATGGTGATCCCTTTGAAGATCAGGATACATCTTTACATCTAGAAGCCTTTTATAACTTTCAACTCACAGATAATCTGGCAATAACTCCGGGATTATTTGTAATTACGAATCCGGAACATAATAATAGTAATGACAAAATTTATGTTGGCACGGTTCGGACTACGTTTACCTTCTAA
- a CDS encoding tetratricopeptide repeat protein has translation MDWITLLRSLQSDFIQRLTSGFLLHCEREGQYSELTVISGERLKTLREFCWLMAEKYKRTSPVRDVFINNLKGKLGEEVVKERLADFITEVDYETRFGGDGNIDFTLNSNSTIGVEVKSRHGSIDKVRWSVSSQEVAKNAVVVCVLIQEEVNEAQPEYHLFLAGFLPTQMIKLRTGKISFGINQLLYGGGLWCYLEQLQKNNNYQDFSSNSSPSHQVNPEFSRSAEKAMGNLIPQPPSLQKPISLQEEGLERGFPDNVKNQQVNYVQNSQQDLNIFNLKLGDECFAKGKYEAAINHYNQALQLKADADIFYKRGLSYYQLGDYEAASDNFSQAIQLNFNDGKAYNKRGLARYQLGNYQEAIEDYTQAIRINPHIAVAYKNRAEARSHIGDNQGAIEDYTQAIKINPDYADAYKNQGIARYFIEYHQGFSQAIKVNPQDALAYKNRGNARADLEDYQGAIADYTQAIKINPNYVDAYYNRGNARYDLGDYEEAIEDYTQTIQINSNYAHAYYNRGNVYSELGDKQLAINDFRKAADIYRREGKLEALKDARERVSDLEIAESLDILNF, from the coding sequence ATGGACTGGATTACACTACTGCGATCGCTACAGTCTGATTTTATTCAAAGGTTAACATCCGGTTTTTTACTTCATTGTGAAAGAGAAGGTCAATATAGTGAATTAACTGTCATTTCTGGAGAAAGACTCAAGACATTACGAGAATTTTGCTGGCTGATGGCGGAAAAATATAAGCGGACTTCGCCAGTGCGTGACGTTTTTATTAACAACCTCAAAGGCAAACTGGGTGAAGAAGTTGTCAAAGAACGTTTAGCCGATTTTATTACAGAAGTCGATTATGAAACCCGATTTGGCGGTGATGGAAATATTGATTTTACCTTAAATTCTAACTCAACAATTGGTGTTGAAGTCAAGTCTCGTCATGGCAGTATCGATAAAGTCAGATGGTCAGTTAGTTCTCAAGAAGTTGCCAAAAATGCAGTTGTAGTTTGCGTTTTAATTCAAGAAGAAGTCAACGAAGCCCAACCTGAATATCACCTATTTTTAGCTGGTTTTTTGCCTACGCAAATGATTAAGTTAAGAACTGGCAAAATTTCATTCGGCATAAATCAATTATTATATGGAGGTGGTTTATGGTGCTATCTAGAACAGTTACAAAAGAATAATAATTATCAAGATTTTTCCTCTAATTCATCTCCAAGTCATCAGGTAAATCCTGAGTTTTCACGCTCTGCTGAAAAAGCAATGGGGAACCTAATCCCCCAACCCCCTTCCCTACAAAAGCCTATCTCCTTGCAGGAGGAAGGTTTGGAGAGAGGTTTTCCAGATAACGTGAAAAATCAGCAAGTTAATTATGTACAAAATAGCCAGCAAGATTTAAATATATTTAATCTAAAACTGGGTGATGAATGTTTTGCAAAAGGTAAATATGAGGCGGCAATTAATCATTATAACCAAGCTTTGCAACTGAAAGCTGATGCTGATATTTTTTACAAACGAGGTTTAAGTTACTATCAATTAGGAGATTATGAAGCAGCAAGTGATAATTTTTCCCAAGCAATACAGTTGAATTTTAATGATGGAAAAGCATATAATAAAAGAGGTTTAGCTCGTTATCAACTAGGAAATTATCAAGAAGCAATAGAAGATTATACTCAAGCTATCAGAATTAATCCTCATATTGCTGTTGCGTATAAAAATCGGGCTGAAGCGCGTTCTCACATTGGAGATAACCAGGGAGCAATAGAAGATTACACTCAGGCAATCAAAATTAATCCTGATTATGCCGATGCTTATAAAAACCAGGGAATTGCCCGTTATTTTATAGAATATCACCAGGGATTCTCTCAGGCAATCAAGGTTAACCCCCAGGATGCTCTTGCTTACAAAAATCGTGGTAATGCTCGTGCTGATTTAGAAGATTATCAAGGTGCGATCGCAGATTATACTCAAGCAATCAAAATTAATCCTAATTATGTCGATGCCTATTATAACCGTGGTAATGCTCGTTATGATCTAGGAGATTACGAGGAAGCAATTGAGGATTACACCCAAACTATTCAGATTAATTCTAATTATGCTCATGCCTATTATAACCGTGGTAACGTTTATTCGGAGCTAGGGGATAAACAGCTAGCAATTAATGATTTTCGCAAAGCAGCAGATATTTATCGTCGAGAAGGTAAACTAGAAGCACTTAAAGATGCCCGCGAAAGAGTTTCAGATTTAGAAATCGCCGAATCATTAGATATTTTAAACTTCTAA
- a CDS encoding glycosyltransferase translates to MRKLYFLVPGTHGKFACGGLWAELKTVKLAQQICDADVVTYRQRETDQLFIDDLLAEKNLDAAIFVISWGFDIAPLAAKLKQYNVIYHAHSAGYKFRLPASIPIITVSRNTMGYWGQKSPNSLIYYLPNQISNEFKNLHLKRDIDVLVQARKSSEYLIQELIPALQQQCQVKLVDSYVEDLPGLFNQAKIYLYDSAEYWAQQPVSEGFGLQPMEALACGCQVFSSVNGGLSDYLDPGFNCYKIAGYSKEYDVQRVIKSLKSAQSIDMPEEFFAEYRTENILQRLQVILDEINEFFDHKINFSGNIQDLSPTRVAKLRIQNIYKKIRQKYF, encoded by the coding sequence GTGGGCAGAATTAAAAACAGTTAAACTAGCGCAGCAAATCTGTGATGCTGATGTCGTCACTTATCGCCAAAGAGAAACAGACCAACTATTTATTGATGATTTGCTGGCAGAAAAAAATTTAGATGCGGCAATTTTTGTGATTAGCTGGGGATTTGATATCGCCCCACTAGCAGCCAAGCTTAAGCAGTACAATGTTATTTACCATGCCCACAGCGCAGGTTACAAATTTCGCCTCCCTGCGAGTATTCCCATCATCACAGTTAGCCGCAACACAATGGGATATTGGGGGCAGAAATCGCCTAATTCTCTGATATATTATTTGCCCAATCAAATTAGTAACGAATTTAAAAATTTACATCTAAAGCGAGATATTGATGTTTTAGTTCAAGCCCGAAAATCTTCTGAGTATTTAATCCAAGAATTGATTCCGGCTTTGCAGCAACAGTGTCAAGTAAAATTAGTTGATTCTTATGTAGAAGATTTACCTGGGCTATTTAATCAGGCAAAAATTTACCTGTATGACTCTGCCGAATATTGGGCGCAACAACCTGTGAGTGAAGGCTTTGGACTACAGCCAATGGAAGCTCTTGCTTGTGGCTGTCAGGTGTTTTCCAGTGTCAACGGTGGACTTTCAGATTATTTAGATCCTGGGTTTAATTGCTATAAAATCGCCGGATACTCAAAAGAATATGATGTGCAACGTGTAATCAAGTCGCTAAAATCTGCACAAAGTATCGATATGCCCGAAGAGTTTTTTGCCGAGTATCGAACTGAAAATATTCTCCAGAGATTGCAAGTTATTTTGGATGAAATCAACGAATTTTTTGATCACAAAATCAACTTTTCCGGCAATATTCAGGATTTGTCCCCAACTCGTGTGGCCAAACTACGCATTCAGAACATATACAAAAAAATCAGGCAGAAATACTTTTAG
- a CDS encoding phosphotransferase family protein: MLINLVDSKMPFLSAAIDRLQVEECFSRCLVKAQNMHLQKIEVIRHKPGRRCLIEYEFIHDSGEIMTLIGKVRAKGTDYHSYELQKSLWDAGFADDSDDGISVPEPVGIIPEWQMWLQRKVEGDIATRFLTQNNNNILIAKRIAEVAHKLHQTNIPPRRSHTMSDELRILHERLPLVIQQYPEWQARLEKILEKCDHLGQNTPEAKPCGIHRDFYPDQVIIHNSRLYLIDLDLYCEGNPALDIGNYIGHIKEYSLRTFGNSEALHECEKTLTQTFLQLTKDKSPLAIETYTTLTLVRHIQISTQFPERRPFTPALLNLCEQRLHII; encoded by the coding sequence GTGTTAATCAATTTAGTTGATAGTAAGATGCCTTTTTTGTCGGCTGCAATTGATCGGTTGCAGGTTGAAGAATGTTTTAGTCGGTGTTTGGTTAAGGCTCAAAATATGCACCTGCAAAAAATTGAAGTTATTCGTCACAAACCTGGGCGGCGTTGTTTGATTGAATATGAATTTATTCATGATTCTGGGGAAATCATGACGCTGATTGGTAAGGTGAGAGCTAAGGGAACCGATTATCATAGTTATGAGTTACAAAAATCTTTGTGGGATGCAGGATTTGCTGATGATAGTGATGATGGGATTTCTGTCCCTGAACCTGTAGGGATAATTCCAGAATGGCAGATGTGGTTACAGCGCAAGGTTGAAGGTGATATCGCTACTCGATTCCTCACGCAAAATAATAATAATATTTTAATAGCAAAAAGAATTGCTGAAGTTGCTCATAAACTTCATCAAACTAATATTCCTCCGCGCCGTTCTCATACTATGTCAGACGAACTGCGAATTTTACATGAACGCCTTCCATTAGTCATACAACAATATCCCGAATGGCAAGCACGGTTAGAAAAAATCTTAGAAAAATGTGATCATTTAGGACAAAATACACCAGAAGCAAAACCCTGTGGTATTCATCGTGATTTCTATCCAGATCAAGTGATTATTCATAATTCTCGGTTATATCTCATCGACCTAGATTTATATTGTGAAGGTAATCCGGCGCTGGATATTGGTAACTACATCGGTCATATAAAAGAATACAGCCTTCGCACCTTTGGTAATTCAGAAGCATTGCACGAATGTGAAAAAACCCTAACTCAAACATTTCTGCAACTGACAAAAGATAAATCCCCTCTTGCTATTGAAACTTACACCACCCTCACCTTAGTTAGACATATTCAGATCAGCACTCAATTTCCAGAACGCCGTCCTTTTACCCCAGCATTATTAAACCTATGCGAACAGCGCCTCCATATTATTTAA
- a CDS encoding AI-2E family transporter, whose amino-acid sequence MQTRKLLNWWQTFTPLARIGAIALCAPILVLNGWAISAIFHYFHSLIVILVGASVLAFLLNYPVSWMERQGARREQVAILVFLIALSVLLALGVTLFPLALSQAQQLVARLPELIDSGRSQLMMLNQKAETLNLPINLDALVVQINDRVKSQLQAIAGQVLNLAVVTFTSLLDFLLTMVLTFYLLQHGGELWQSLVEWLPTKFRQPFSKTVRLSFQNFFITQLILSTCMASALIPTFLWLKVPFGLLFGLTIGIMALVPFGGSVGIALTTSLVALQDFSMGVKVLIAAVIVQQILENLIAPRILGSFTGLNPVWILISVLTGARVGGLLGVIVAVPTAVIIKTALTALRPQGFNGEAEEKPAPVVTEKSSTAEHNNPLSVSEPTLP is encoded by the coding sequence ATGCAGACACGCAAGCTACTCAACTGGTGGCAGACATTTACACCCCTAGCACGCATTGGGGCGATCGCGTTATGCGCCCCCATTTTAGTTCTCAATGGTTGGGCGATTTCGGCAATTTTCCATTATTTTCACTCCCTAATAGTGATTTTAGTTGGAGCCTCAGTTTTAGCATTTCTGCTCAACTATCCCGTAAGCTGGATGGAGCGTCAAGGTGCTAGGCGAGAACAAGTGGCCATTTTAGTCTTTTTGATCGCCTTATCGGTGCTGTTAGCGCTGGGTGTTACCCTGTTTCCCCTCGCCCTTAGCCAAGCCCAGCAATTGGTGGCGCGATTACCAGAGTTAATCGACTCTGGCCGTTCTCAATTAATGATGTTAAATCAGAAAGCAGAAACCCTGAATTTACCAATTAACCTTGATGCTCTTGTAGTCCAAATCAACGATCGCGTCAAGAGTCAACTACAAGCGATCGCCGGACAAGTGTTAAATCTCGCAGTGGTGACATTCACAAGCTTGCTAGATTTCCTCTTAACAATGGTTTTGACATTCTACCTTTTGCAGCATGGCGGTGAACTCTGGCAGAGTTTAGTGGAATGGCTACCTACCAAATTTCGCCAACCTTTCTCTAAAACAGTCCGCCTGAGTTTTCAAAACTTTTTCATCACTCAACTGATTTTATCTACCTGTATGGCATCAGCCTTAATTCCCACGTTTTTGTGGCTGAAAGTGCCATTTGGGCTATTATTTGGCTTAACTATTGGCATCATGGCTCTAGTTCCCTTTGGTGGTTCAGTGGGTATCGCCCTGACTACCTCCCTTGTAGCGCTGCAAGATTTCTCAATGGGAGTCAAAGTTTTAATCGCCGCTGTGATCGTGCAGCAAATTTTAGAAAACTTAATTGCACCCCGAATTTTAGGTAGCTTTACTGGTTTAAACCCAGTTTGGATACTCATTTCCGTTCTTACAGGGGCAAGAGTTGGTGGACTTTTAGGAGTAATTGTGGCAGTACCCACGGCTGTAATTATCAAGACGGCTTTAACAGCCTTGCGTCCTCAAGGGTTCAACGGTGAAGCTGAAGAGAAACCCGCACCCGTGGTTACAGAAAAATCATCAACAGCTGAACACAATAATCCTCTAAGTGTTTCGGAACCGACATTGCCCTAG